In the Gammaproteobacteria bacterium genome, AATTGACAAGGTTGTACGCCCGGTTGTGAACATGAAGGAATCATGCCAATTGGTGCAAAACCTGCCGGTAATGATGGGTCTCCATCAACAGAATAGGCTCTGTCAGGGTTAAATAGACTTAAGCCTAAATCCCATCTGTCACCTGCAAAAACCATATTTGCCGGATTGTTTGCACCAGATAGAGCATCAATGTTTTTTACTTTAGCAACCCCTGCTCCTGCCATTCCTGATTCTTTTTGAGAATAAGCATGAGAAAAATAACCGTTTGTCGCTGATGCCGAACCAGCTGTCAACAATGCGGCTGAAATCGCAATAGTTAGTATTTTGTTTTTGTTTGAAAATTTCATATGAAAAAAGCTCCTGTTAACATTTTGTTAAAGATTAGCCTAAACAATTATATTTGTAAACAAATTCAATTATATTAGTCCGAGATAAATTAGCCATACCTTATATAGTGCAACTTTATACTGTTGTTGTTAGGGTTGATTTTAATTCAACAATTAATTTATTTTTCTAAACTAAGATTGACTTATTGATTGCATTAACGCAATCTCCGCCAGAGTGAATCGACTTTTCAAGAGCTTGGTTCATCATTATCAACAAATCTTCAATATCGCTTTTATAGGGATCAATGGATGCAACACCAATTGAAATTGATGGATGAAAAATAGAATATACATTGTCGCCGGATGAAACAACTTGCATAGTAGCAATTTTGGATTTTATATCTTCTGCAAACTGTACTGTTTCATAGTGAGAATTCAAGTCATTAATTAAGGCAAACTTGTTTCCACTTATTCTTGCTATACAAACATATTCGCGAGACCTTTGCTCGAAACACAAGAAATTTGAAAAAATGTTAAACTACCGTAGTTCACAAATTTATTAAAATCATGTCTTGGAAACAACTTAGCCAATCAAGCTTAGCCGACTCATTAGCTAGTCACCATAAATCCCTTGAAGAACTCGATGATATTCATGAATTACTGGACTGGAGTCGAATTGAAGCTCATCTGAGAGATATGTTTTCATCCAAACGAGGAGAGCCAGCATGGCCTCCGCTATTAATGTTTAAAATCATGTTACTGCAACAATGGTATGGACTGGAGTATGAAGGCATGGAAAAACAATTGGCACGAGATTTATTATTTCGTCGTTTTACCGGACTTGGTTTAAGTGATGGAACACCGGATCATACTGTTATCTGGCGTTTCCATAAACTGATTGGAAAATTAAAACTGGCAGAGGTTTTATTTGAAGAAATCAACCAACAACTTTGTGAACAAAACATTATGATTAGAGCCGGAGGAGTCAGTATTATTGACGCCACAATAATCGAAGCCAAAAACTCTCGTCCTAAAAATGGAAAAAACGGTGAGAATACACAGGATAAAGATGCTGCTTATACCAGTAAAAAAGGTTCAGATGGCAAGCTCAAAACCACTTATGGTTTTAAACTTCATGGTAACAGTGATGAAGATGCCTTTTACAAAAATACACCTGTACTGCTGCCAATGAGCATGATTCTAAACAATTTAAGAAACTGCTTACAGGAGAGGAATCTCAAGCTTATGCTGATAGTGCCTATAAAAGCAAGGAACATGATGAGTATCTTCAAAGGAACAAAATAAAAATAAAATACACGAGCGAGCCTACCGCAACAAGCCTCTGACTGAGAAACAAAGGCTGGCAAATACTTGGAGGTCTCAAGTTAGGAACCGTGTTGAAAGTGTGTTCGGCATTCTGAAGCTACATTATGGCATTGCCAAAGCCAGACATGGAGGATTAATGCAATTACATACATCAATAGGCTTTGCTGCCATGGCATATAACCTTAAAAGAGCGGTAAAAATACAAAATAGTTGTGCCTGAAATATGGCAAAACACCCCGATTAGCCCTCAAAAAGCTAGTCGGGATTAAGAAAATCGGAACAAATAGTGGTTTTTTATCGAAAATCGAAAAATCAGAAATTTTTATGAATCAAGCAAAAGTCTCTTCGGCACTGTAAATAAATCTGTGTATCTGCTTTAATTGAAATTTGTTAAAGTAGGTACATTATGAAAAATAGAAAAGAACTTGAAGCCTTAGGCAAAGAACTTGCCAAAGGTATAAAAACTCAAAAGGATTTGGCTGAATTCAGCCAAATCCTGAGCAAAATAACTGTTGAAGCAGCCCTCAATGCTGAATTGGATGACCATCTTGGTTACGATAAAGGGGGTTCACGGATTTCCCGAAATGCCCGCAATGGAACACTTCCAAAACAGTGAGAACCGATACCGGAGCATTTATTCTGGACACCCCTCGTGACCGTGATGGGGAGTTTGAACCGGAACTCATCAAGAAGAACCAAACCCGGTTCACAGCCATGGATGACAAGATTCTGAGCCTTTATGCCAAAGGCATGAGTACCCGTGAAATCGTTGATATGTTCCAGGAACTATACAGTGCTGACATATCAGCCGGCCTGATTTCAAAGGTCACCAATGCAGTCATCGACAGAGTCACCGAATGGCAGTCCCGTCCTTTGGATGCCGTTTATCCCATTGTTTATCTGGATTGTCTGGTGGTTAAGGTTCGACAAGACCGAAAAGTAATCAACAAGTCCGTTTATCTTGCTTTGGGCGTTAATATGGAAGGTCATAAGGAGCTTTTAGGCATGTGGCTTGCTGAAACTGAAGGTGCCAAATTCTGGCTGGGAGTCCTCACAGAATTGCAAAACAGAGGCGTTAAAGATATTCTCATTGCTTGTGTTGATGGATTAAAAGGTTTCCCCGAAGCCATTGAGACTGTTTATCCTGATACACAAATCCAGCTGTGTATCGTGCACATGGTGCGCAACTCCATCAAGTATGTTCCATACAAGGATTACAAGGCAGTTACAGTTCGGAAGAGCATTTATAAATCCATCACAGAAGATGAAGCTTTGGCATTGGATGAATTCTGTTCCAGTTGGGACGGTAATATCCACAGATTGCAAATCATGGAGAGCAAACTGGAACAATCTCAACACCTTTTTTGACTACCCTGAAGATATTAGAAAAGTCATTTACACCACAAATGCGATAGAATCACTCAATAGTGTTATCAGAAAGGTGATTAAAAAGCGTAAGATATTCCCTACTGACGATTCTGCCAAAAAGGCGATATTTTTGGCTGTAAAGAGGGGCCTCCCGCAAATGGACTATGCCCATTCGCAACTGGAAGCCTGCTTTGAATCGTTTTGTGATAGAATTTGAAAGTCGCTTAGGTGATTGTGTATGAGCGCAGATACACAGAATTGTTTACAGGCTCGTCTCTTCGCTAATTTCTAATAATTTCTTACTTAATTGAGCCAGTAAATTATCACCAAAAATTTCTCCTCTTTGCGAGTTGATTTCTCTAAAATCATCAATTGCTAAAACTATAATTGACAAGGCTTGATAATTATTCTTTTTCTCTTGCCAAATTTGACTCAGTTTGCGATTAAAGGTTTCTCTGTTATCCAATCCTGTTAAGTAATCCTTTTTTGTAACTCTTCCAACTGAGCCGAGACTGTCTGATACTGTTGTGATTGAGAACGTAATGTCTCATATAAATTTTGTTTAACTAATTTGATTTCACGATTAATGGTTTCGATTGACTTGTAAATTACTTTCAATTCTTCTGGAAGCGTTTCAACATCAGTATCTAATTCTTCACTGTTATAACTAAAGCCCATGTGTTGAATGGCTCTGGAAATATTTGAAAGTCTCTGAGTCCAGTATTTGCTCAGAATCACAGCCACAATTTCTGCTAAGACAATTATAAATATCACCACAATTGAGAATAACGCGATGTAACGATTAATGGCTTCTATTAAATATTTATCATCTTCAAGAAGGATTAGCTTCCAACCCCAATCTAATTTTTCATCATAGAAAAAATAGTTCTTATCGGCGCCAAGATTAATTCTAGTAAAATCCAACCCTATTACTGTTTTCTCATTTTTGGTTGAAGTAAATACAGATAAAGGTTTTAAATTGAGCGAATCTGATGCGAATAACACATTGTTATTCTGATCCAAAAGCACACCTTTATTAAATTCAGACTCATTCAAAAAACTTTTTATCTCTTTGAAATGCTCCAAAAGCATAGAACCTTGGATAATGCCTAATTTATCATTGGATTCAAGATTTGGAACTGAGTGACTAATGACAGCAATATCTTCAGTACCAATCCCTCTTCCCTTAAAACCTGGGGAAATATAGGCAGTATTTGTTTTCATTGCTTCAACAAAATACTCTCTGTCATCAATCATTAATTTGCCGGTTTTGGGTACAGAAAGATGTGATTTTTCAGGTATTGAAACATCAATAACCTCGCCACTACTGTCAGCAATTAATAATGTGTAAAAAAAACTTAATCGGTTATGTGCTGTCTTAAGATGTTTTTTCCTTTCCTCAGGGTTATCCCATACATAAGACATACTATGTACAACTTCGTTTATTGCTAATGAGTTTGAATTGATTTTTACATTAAGATCACTTTTAATCTTGTTGTATAAAACATTGCGTTGGTTTTTCTGATGAGTGTATGCTTCTTGAATTTCAAGGTGAATAATTACGTTAGAGGTACATAAGGTAATTGCCAATAAAATTATCGACAAATGAAGTGCATAAACTTTTCTCAATGTAGTTCTGATACTTTGCCTATCATCGACAAAAAGTTTGTATCCCCATCGATTGGCTATGATTACTGAGGCAATAACCACATTCACCAAGGCGTTAAATATGAGTTTGATATAATACAGGTAGCTTTGATGTTCAAACATTGCATCCAGGTGGTTCCATTGTATTAGGCTGAGTGGAATTCCAACTAAAACCCAATAACATAATGCGCTGAACAATAAATTATTTATATAATTGCGATAGAGGAATGAGATGCATAAGGCTTCTAGCGAATATAAAAGGAATAACCAAAGATTCCAGTTGCTGTCTATTAAAGATAAACTCGAAATGACACCGACCATAAAGGCCGATTTTATATCTCTGTAAACAGCAATAACATAAACAAGAGAAGAAGCTAAAACCAGATTGATTTCATAAAGAAAAAACGGTACTTCCAGCAGATTCAGAAGAGCTCCGAATATACCTAACAGAACCAATTTGAAAAGAATACTCCCTTTAATTTTATGTGTCCCCCGATCCAACCAATCTCGATTTGAACAATACATTGATTAACGTGAGAATTCAACCTAGATAAAAACCGAACCATAAAATTAAACCCTGGAAAATAAATAAGATATATCTATCTAGCTTTTACAGACCAAAAATGAGATAATGGCGAGTTTTGAAATATTTTGGATATCTAAATGAAATTTCTTGATGAATTAGGCGTAAATAAAACCAACCTCGGATCCTGTTTTGGACACAATGACTGGATAGATAATAAAGACTCCGGTTTGATTGAATCATTCAACCCGGCAACTGGGGAGCTAATAGGCTCTGTATATTCAGCGAGTGAAGCTGATTATGAAAAAGTCGTGACTGAGGCTCAAAAAGTATTTAAAGAATGGCGTAAAACACCAGCTCCTAAAAGAGGTGAAGCAGTTCGAGTGATAGGAGATGCGCTTCGTAAACATAAAGACGCGCTCGGGTCATTGGTCGCTGCGGAAATGGGTAAAATCAAATCCGAAGGTGATGGCGAAGTTCAGGAAATGATAGATATGGCTGATTTGGCAGTGGGAATGTCCAGACAGTTATATGGAAAAACCATGCACTCTGAACGCCCCGGGCACAGAATGTATGAACAATGGCATCCACTCGGAGTTGTTGGAATTATTTCAGCGTTTAATTTTCCTGTGGCAGTCTGGTCATGGAATGCTTTTGTGGCTGCTGTATGCGGAAATGTATGTATCTGGAAGCCCTCCCCTAAAGTTCCTTTGTGCTCTATCGCAGTTCAGAATATTTGTAATAAAGCTCTCGAAGAAGCCGGATTTCCTCCAATTTTTATGCTTTTCAATGATGGTTCTAATGAGCTGGCACAAAAATTTGTTGACGATTCTCGAATCAATTTAATTTCGTTTACTGGCTCTTGTCACGTTGGAAAACAAGTTGGCGTTCAGGTTGCCAAACGCATGGGCAGAAGTTTACTCGAATTGGGTGGTAACAATGCTCTAATAGTTGATAAATCCGCTGATTTAAAACTGGCAATTCCTGCAATTGTTTTTGGAGCCGTTGGTACAGCCGGTCAGCGTTGTACAACCACTCGCCGTTTGTTTTTGCATGAAGACATTGCAGATGAAGTGACTGAAAAATTGGTTAATGCATATAAACAAGTCAAAATTGGCAATCCATTAAATACAGATACATTAATGGGACCGTTAATTGATGAAACCTCAGCGAACACGTTTTTGGATGCGGTTCAAAAAGCAAAGGATTCAGGTGGTGAAGTTCTAACAGGTGGAACAAGAGTCGATGGCGAAGGTCACTTTGTTACGCCTTGTATCATTAAAGCACAAGCGGATTGGCAAATTGTTAAAGATGAAACGTTTGCTCCAATTCTTTATGTTATGACATTCTCTGATATTGATAAAGTGATCGAAGAGCAAAATGACGTGGTTCAGGGTTTATCTTCAGCATTATTCACCAATGATTTGCGTCATGAAGAGAAATTCTTGTCATCATTTGGTAGTGATTGCGGAATTGCGAACATTAATATTGGTACCAGTGGTGCTGAAATTGGTGGAGCCTTTGGTGGTGAAAAAGAAACCGGAGGTGGCAGAGAAGCCGGTTCTGACTCATGGAAAGCGTACATGCGTCGTCAAACCAATACAATCAACTATTCTACTGAATTGCCGTTAGCACAAGGCATTAAATTTAATCTTGATTAAAATAGCTTAATTGGGGAAACATACTGTTTCCCCTTTTTGATTATGTTTGAATATCTCGGAAGAAAGTTTTTACAGCAATTACCATCTGAAATGGCTCATGACTTCAGCATCAAGTTGTTAGGTAGTCCATTGTCTCTTATTGCTTGTCAAAAAACCATTGAGAATCCTGTAGAGCTTTTCGGTTTAAAATTTATTAATCCTGTTGGACTTGCGGCAGGTTTTGATAAAAATGCGGATGCGATCAGCGGGTTGTCAAAACTTGGATTTGGTTTTCTTGAGTTTGGAACAGTGACGCCAAAACCCCAACCTGGCAATCCCAAGCCAAGGTTATTTAGATTGCCAAAAAATCAGGCAATTATTAATCGTATGGGATTCAATAACAAAGGTGTGGATTATCTAGTCAAGCAACTTAAGAAAAATCGACCTGATGCCGTTTTAGGAATAAATATAGGTAAGAATAAAAATACTCCGAATGAATCTGCCGTTGATGATTATTTGTATTGTTTTAATAAAGTATGCCTGCTTGCAGATTATGTAACAATCAATATTTCATCACCGAACACTGCTGATTTGCGTCAGTTGCAAGAAACTGAAAAACTCTCACACCTACTGGGAAAACTCAAACAGGCGCAAACTGAAACTCAAAAAAACAATAATAAATATACCCCTATTCTCGTTAAAATCGCTCCGGATCAGGACGAACAAAACACCATCTCAATCGCTGAAACAGTTAAAAATTTAGGAATGGATGGAATTATATGTACAAATACAACGGTTTCACGTGAAAGTCTGTTTGATGAAAATGATATTAACCAGACCGGCGGATTAAGCGGAAAGCCTGTTTTATTGAAATCCAATGAAGTGATTCGAATCGTTCGTTCGACAGTTGGTCCGGATTTCCCGATTATTGGTGTTGGCGGAATTTTGACAGAAGAGGATGCAATGAGTAAAATACACGCAGGTGCAAATCTACTGCAAATTTATACCGGCCTGATTTACAAAGGACCTGAATTAATCAAGAATATTAATAAGACAATCTTGTCAGAAAAGAATTAATTACATGAAAGTAAAAGAAAATTTTAACCTAAAAAAACATAATACATTAGCTTTAGACTGTTTTTGCGACCAATTTATTTTGGTTGAGAACTTACACGATGTGGAGCAAATCGTTCCATTTGTTGGGAAGCAAGGTATCTTTGTTCTGGGTTCAGGAAGCAATATTGTTCTGACAAAAAACATAGAAAAGCCTGTGGTTCATCTGACTTCCAGATTTCATGCCAGAGTGGCCGACGGAATCACTGTTGCCTGGGCAGGCTCAAAATGGAGTGATTTTGTTATGTGGGCTGCAAAAAAAGGACTTGGCGGCATTGAAAATCTGGCTGCAATTCCCGGAACAGTTGGCGGAGCTCCTGAACAGAACATAGGTGCTTATGGTGTTGAAGTTAAGGATACAATCGTTTGGGTCGAAGTTTTCAACTATCGTACCAATGTTTTCCAAAGGCTCAGCAATGCAGAGTGTCGATTTATGTATCGAAGTAGTATTTTCAGAGAAACTGAGAACCCTTGGATTATTACCAGAGTCGCTTTTGAGTTAAGACCAAACTCTGAAAAGAACCTGTCTTATGATGGTATTAAAGCTGAATTGAAATCACGAGATATTCTTGATCCATCGTATCTAGATATTGCAAATGCAGTTACAGCCATCAGACAAAGAAAATTACCCGATTATACAGAGTTGCCAAATGTCGGAAGCTTTTATAAGAACCCAATTATTGATGAAAAACAATATAAAAAGTTATCCAGAAAATACGATGATATTGTTGCCTACCCTCTTGAAAACAACCACTTTAGGTTAAGCGCAGCTTGGCTATTGGAAAAATGTGGCTTTAAAGGACATCGTATGCATGAGTGCGGGTTTTCTGATAAACATGCTTTAGTTTTAGTTAATTATGGCAATGCAACCGGCAGAGAAATCATCAGTTTGAGTAAAGAAGCCATTCGATCTGTGAACCAAAAATTTAAAATTAAGCTAAAGGTTGAACCGCAGGTTGTATAAAGCTTGAAGCTAACTTGTATTTTATAGGTTTTCGAGTAAATAACACCTTTCTAAAAGAAAATCACAACCTTGTTCCTGAAACTTTGGTTCTTCATTAATAATGTCGATTTCTTCGAGTAATCTAATATTGAAATAATCTTTATAAAACTGATTCACTTTCTCAATTGTTGTAGAAAATGGAGGGCCAGTTGGACCTCTTTTTTTCTCAAACTCTAATGTAATCAACAAAGTTTTTACATTTTCATTAAATAACTCATACATTTTCTTAGTATATCTTTTCGCAATATCATCGGGTAATGCGATAAATGCAGCTCGATCATAAACAGCTTTGGTGTTTTCAAGCATATCGTGGTTCAAATTAAAAAAATCACCTTGATAAATCCGAATATTTTGATATTCATAATGAACAAACTTCTCTTCAAATATTTTGGTAAAATTAATTTGATTTTCTGCAAAGAGTTGTTCAACTGCCAATTCACTTAATTCCACACCAATAACTTTATAGCCCAAGTCATTTAACCAAAGCATGTCTATACTTTTGCCACAAAGCGGAACAAAAACTGTATCGCCTTTTTCTAAGGATAAAGAATTGAGATACTTTATCAATAAAGGATGAACTGAATTCTTATGAAATCCGGTTTGATTATTTTGCCACTTTTCCAGCCAAAAATCTTTTTGCATTATTATGTGTTTCCGCTATTGAATTAAATAGATTGCTCGTATATTCTAATGCCAATTAAAAAACAGAACCATAAAGTGACAAAAAACTTACCAAATATTTTAACCGTTTCCAGAGTTGCTCTCATACCGGTGATGATATTGTTTTTTTATTTGCCCTTTGAGTGGAATCGAATAGCTGCTTGTACTGTTTTCTTCTTCGCTTCTATCACAGATTTTTTTGATGGATATTTTGCTAGGAAACACAAAACATATTCTCGATTCGGAGCTTTTTTAGATCCTGTCGCCGATAAAATTACAGTCACAACAGCTTTAGTCATCCTTTTACAAGATCACCCTACTATTTTAATGATGATTGCTACCACAGTGATTATCGGACGTGAAATTACTATTTCAGCACTCCGAGAATGGATGGCTGAATTAGGTGAAAGAACAGCAGTTAATGTGGCATTCATCGGCAAAGTGAAAACATTGTTTCAGATGTTCGCAATCGGTTTTTTACTCTACGAGAGGGACTTATGGGGCATGCCTGTTTATATCATCGGGCTGACTCTTTTATACATTGCAGCAGCTTTAACTTTATGGTCAATGTATGTTTATTTAAGAGCGGCTTGGCCGATGATGAAAGAGACAATATAGATTCTCAAATAAAGTCAAAATAAACACTTTTTTTGAAACTTAATTGTTGACAAATCAACTTCTCAATATAAAATGTGCAAACTCTTTTGCGGGAATAGCTCAGTTGGTAGAGCACAACCTTGCCAAGGTTGGGGTCGCGAGTTCGAGTCTCGTTTCCCGCTCCAAATTTCAGTGCAAATGCAAGCACTATTCAGTTTTAAAATATCAACTACCAGTGATAATTTTTAACGAAAAAAGGGCTGGATGGTAGAGTGGCTATACAGCGGTTTGCAAAACCGTGGACACCAGTTCGAATCTGGTTCCAGCCTCCATTTTCAGCAACAAATTGTACCCTGCCCGGGTGGCGAAACTGGTAGACGCAAGGGACTTAAAATCCCTCGGTGGTAACACCGTGCCGGTTCGACTCCGGCCCCGGGCACCATTTATTTACCATTCTTTATTTCTTAACAACTCTACTCCTCTGTACCAACCCCTGACCTCAGAAATACTCGAATCGTTGGGAAAATCTCTCAGGATTTCTTCCAATAACGCAACCGCTTTGTCTTTGGTTTCCGGTTGGTTATAAAGCACTTGAGCTAAAGTAAAATAGTTTGGAACAATGTCAGCATGATAAGGGTACTTTTTATGAAACTCTCTCACTAAAGTTGGAATATATTGATTCTTGTTATTATTAACAGCATAGCTAACAAGTTCTCTAACATCATCCGGTTTGTGTTCAATAAAAGACTGCCCAGAATCCAAATGATCTCGAAATAGATTAAATGCTTTTCTAGGTTCGTTTAATTCCAGAAGATGATGTATTTTATAGGCAACTTCCTTATTCGTTGGACTGTAAAGTTTTTGCTGCATCGCTCGTTTATAGAGACCTTGTAAAGTAGCTCCTCTGTCACCTTCTTTTTGTTGTTGAATAATAATTGCCAGAGCTCGGTCTTCATCGTCATTATCAAGCAGATTTCTGATAGTTTCATAAGCAGGATTTTCCGGCTTTTTCTCAATATTGATATAATCATTATCTGTATGTTTAATACCAATACCTGCTAAATCAAATTGATAGCGTTTCTGAAAAACGATATACCCCATAATGTGAAAATTTAAAATCAGAAATGAAAACTCTATAAAGCTGGAAACAATTCCATCAATAAAAACAGGGAAATATTTGAAGACAAAAGGATTGATAATAATCTCATGCAAGAAAATCGTAAACAACCAAAAACCGACAAATAACAAATAGGAAATATGGGTGGTTTTAATCACTCTGAAAATATTGATTGGGTTGAGAGCAAATAACAACGAATTCGTCAAAGCTAAACTCATATAAACCGCTGGAGTCACAAAAGCGGTCGCACTAAGCACATAGTACCTATACGCAGCATTGACTCCTTTATACTCCATATATCTGAGCGTTCCTTCAACCAATAATGCAATCACAAAAACCTTAACCGCA is a window encoding:
- the murB gene encoding UDP-N-acetylmuramate dehydrogenase — its product is MKVKENFNLKKHNTLALDCFCDQFILVENLHDVEQIVPFVGKQGIFVLGSGSNIVLTKNIEKPVVHLTSRFHARVADGITVAWAGSKWSDFVMWAAKKGLGGIENLAAIPGTVGGAPEQNIGAYGVEVKDTIVWVEVFNYRTNVFQRLSNAECRFMYRSSIFRETENPWIITRVAFELRPNSEKNLSYDGIKAELKSRDILDPSYLDIANAVTAIRQRKLPDYTELPNVGSFYKNPIIDEKQYKKLSRKYDDIVAYPLENNHFRLSAAWLLEKCGFKGHRMHECGFSDKHALVLVNYGNATGREIISLSKEAIRSVNQKFKIKLKVEPQVV
- a CDS encoding diguanylate cyclase, coding for MDNRETFNRKLSQIWQEKKNNYQALSIIVLAIDDFREINSQRGEIFGDNLLAQLSKKLLEISEETSL
- a CDS encoding diguanylate cyclase — encoded protein: MCFEQRSREYVCIARISGNKFALINDLNSHYETVQFAEDIKSKIATMQVVSSGDNVYSIFHPSISIGVASIDPYKSDIEDLLIMMNQALEKSIHSGGDCVNAINKSILV
- the pgsA gene encoding CDP-diacylglycerol--glycerol-3-phosphate 3-phosphatidyltransferase — encoded protein: MTKNLPNILTVSRVALIPVMILFFYLPFEWNRIAACTVFFFASITDFFDGYFARKHKTYSRFGAFLDPVADKITVTTALVILLQDHPTILMMIATTVIIGREITISALREWMAELGERTAVNVAFIGKVKTLFQMFAIGFLLYERDLWGMPVYIIGLTLLYIAAALTLWSMYVYLRAAWPMMKETI
- a CDS encoding aldehyde dehydrogenase family protein, producing MKFLDELGVNKTNLGSCFGHNDWIDNKDSGLIESFNPATGELIGSVYSASEADYEKVVTEAQKVFKEWRKTPAPKRGEAVRVIGDALRKHKDALGSLVAAEMGKIKSEGDGEVQEMIDMADLAVGMSRQLYGKTMHSERPGHRMYEQWHPLGVVGIISAFNFPVAVWSWNAFVAAVCGNVCIWKPSPKVPLCSIAVQNICNKALEEAGFPPIFMLFNDGSNELAQKFVDDSRINLISFTGSCHVGKQVGVQVAKRMGRSLLELGGNNALIVDKSADLKLAIPAIVFGAVGTAGQRCTTTRRLFLHEDIADEVTEKLVNAYKQVKIGNPLNTDTLMGPLIDETSANTFLDAVQKAKDSGGEVLTGGTRVDGEGHFVTPCIIKAQADWQIVKDETFAPILYVMTFSDIDKVIEEQNDVVQGLSSALFTNDLRHEEKFLSSFGSDCGIANINIGTSGAEIGGAFGGEKETGGGREAGSDSWKAYMRRQTNTINYSTELPLAQGIKFNLD
- a CDS encoding quinone-dependent dihydroorotate dehydrogenase, encoding MFEYLGRKFLQQLPSEMAHDFSIKLLGSPLSLIACQKTIENPVELFGLKFINPVGLAAGFDKNADAISGLSKLGFGFLEFGTVTPKPQPGNPKPRLFRLPKNQAIINRMGFNNKGVDYLVKQLKKNRPDAVLGINIGKNKNTPNESAVDDYLYCFNKVCLLADYVTINISSPNTADLRQLQETEKLSHLLGKLKQAQTETQKNNNKYTPILVKIAPDQDEQNTISIAETVKNLGMDGIICTNTTVSRESLFDENDINQTGGLSGKPVLLKSNEVIRIVRSTVGPDFPIIGVGGILTEEDAMSKIHAGANLLQIYTGLIYKGPELIKNINKTILSEKN
- a CDS encoding thiopurine S-methyltransferase; this translates as MQKDFWLEKWQNNQTGFHKNSVHPLLIKYLNSLSLEKGDTVFVPLCGKSIDMLWLNDLGYKVIGVELSELAVEQLFAENQINFTKIFEEKFVHYEYQNIRIYQGDFFNLNHDMLENTKAVYDRAAFIALPDDIAKRYTKKMYELFNENVKTLLITLEFEKKRGPTGPPFSTTIEKVNQFYKDYFNIRLLEEIDIINEEPKFQEQGCDFLLERCYLLENL